One window from the genome of Pseudomonas fluorescens encodes:
- the gspE gene encoding type II secretion system ATPase GspE, protein MNTLPYAWAKAQRLVLRQSEEGAVLMVCPSTPGWSISEVRRQFGDVRLERVRDEELDGLLNSAYADTGSAAAVVGAAENEVDLDRLMQDIPEITDLLDTQDGAPVIRMINALLTQAARDEASDIHIEPYESHSVVRYRVDGTLRDVVSPRKALHGALVSRIKIMAQLDIAEKRLPQDGRIALRVAGRPIDIRVSTVPTGHGERVVMRLLDKQAGRLQLETLGMDPDVLDKLDHLIRQPHGIVLVTGPTGSGKTTSLYAALARLDASVHNILTVEDPVEYDLPGISQIQVNAKIDMTFALALRAILRQDPDIIMIGEIRDLETAQIAVQASLTGHLVLATLHTNDAVSAINRLIDMGVEPFLLASSMLGVLAQRLVRRLCPQCKQPDPATPGTWRPVGCPSCNQTGYSGRTGIHELFCIDDDIRTLIHQGAGEQALRAAARQAGMFSMREDGERWVRSGTTAPEEILRVTRDA, encoded by the coding sequence ATGAACACCCTCCCATACGCCTGGGCCAAGGCCCAGCGCCTGGTGTTGCGCCAGTCCGAAGAGGGGGCGGTGCTGATGGTGTGCCCGTCCACGCCGGGCTGGTCCATCAGTGAAGTGCGCCGTCAGTTCGGCGACGTGCGGCTGGAGCGGGTGCGCGACGAGGAGCTCGACGGGCTGCTCAACAGTGCCTATGCCGACACCGGCAGTGCCGCCGCAGTGGTGGGCGCGGCGGAAAACGAAGTCGACCTCGACCGGCTGATGCAGGACATCCCCGAGATCACCGACCTGCTGGACACCCAGGACGGCGCGCCGGTGATTCGCATGATCAATGCCTTGCTGACCCAGGCCGCACGGGATGAGGCCAGCGACATCCACATCGAACCCTACGAGAGCCATTCAGTGGTGCGCTATCGCGTCGACGGCACCCTGCGCGATGTGGTTTCGCCGCGCAAGGCCCTGCACGGTGCGCTGGTGTCGCGGATCAAGATCATGGCCCAGCTCGACATCGCCGAAAAACGCTTGCCCCAGGACGGCCGCATCGCTTTGCGCGTCGCCGGTCGACCGATCGATATCCGCGTCTCGACGGTGCCCACCGGCCACGGCGAACGGGTGGTGATGCGGTTGCTGGACAAACAGGCCGGCCGCCTGCAACTGGAAACGTTGGGGATGGATCCGGACGTACTGGACAAGCTCGATCACCTGATCCGCCAGCCCCACGGCATCGTCCTGGTCACCGGCCCCACGGGCAGCGGCAAGACCACCAGCCTCTACGCCGCCCTGGCCCGGCTGGACGCCAGTGTCCACAACATCCTCACGGTGGAGGACCCGGTGGAGTACGACCTGCCGGGCATCAGCCAGATCCAGGTCAACGCCAAGATCGACATGACCTTTGCCCTGGCGTTGCGGGCGATCCTGCGCCAGGACCCGGACATCATCATGATCGGCGAAATCCGCGACCTGGAAACCGCACAAATCGCCGTGCAGGCGTCCCTCACCGGTCACCTGGTGCTGGCGACGCTGCACACCAACGACGCGGTGTCGGCCATCAACCGCCTGATCGACATGGGGGTCGAGCCGTTCCTGCTGGCCTCGTCGATGCTCGGCGTGCTGGCCCAGCGACTGGTGCGCAGGTTGTGCCCGCAGTGCAAGCAACCAGATCCCGCCACGCCCGGCACCTGGCGCCCGGTAGGTTGCCCGAGCTGTAACCAGACCGGCTACAGCGGCCGCACCGGGATCCATGAACTGTTCTGCATCGACGATGACATCCGCACGCTGATCCACCAGGGGGCAGGGGAGCAAGCACTGCGCGCCGCCGCCCGCCAGGCCGGCATGTTCAGCATGCGCGAGGATGGCGAGCGCTGGGTGCGCAGTGGCACCACGGCCCCTGAAGAAATCCTGCGCGTGACACGGGACGCCTGA
- the gspF gene encoding type II secretion system inner membrane protein GspF produces MNRYRFEAADAQGKIESGHLEADSQGAAFNLLRSRGLTALQVQVERNTTPANGGGLFSAKLSDNDLAWATRQLASLLGASLPLEAALSATVEQAERKHIAQTLSAVRADVRSGMRLAEALAARPRDFPEIYRALIAAGEESGDLAQVMERLADYIEERNNLRGKILTAFIYPGVVGLVSVAIVIFLLSYVVPQVVSAFSQARQDLPALTVAMLTASDFIRAWGWLCFGVLAGGFWSWRMYLRKPAARLNWHARVLRLPLIGRFVLGLNTARFASTLAILGGAGVPLLRALEAARQTLSNDRLSQSVSEATAKVREGVNLAAALRVEKVFPPVLIHLIASGEKTGCLPPMLERAAQTLSRDIERRAMGMTALLEPLMIVVMGGVVLVIVMAVLLPIIEINQLVQ; encoded by the coding sequence ATGAATCGCTACCGTTTCGAGGCCGCCGACGCCCAGGGCAAGATCGAATCCGGACACTTGGAAGCCGACAGCCAGGGGGCGGCCTTCAACCTGTTGCGCAGTCGCGGGCTGACGGCATTGCAGGTGCAGGTCGAGCGCAACACGACACCGGCCAACGGCGGTGGCTTGTTCAGCGCCAAACTCTCGGACAACGACCTGGCCTGGGCCACCCGGCAACTGGCGAGCCTGCTGGGCGCGAGCCTGCCGTTGGAAGCCGCGTTGAGTGCCACGGTGGAACAGGCCGAGCGCAAGCACATCGCCCAGACCTTGAGCGCGGTGCGCGCCGATGTGCGCAGCGGCATGCGCCTGGCCGAAGCCCTGGCGGCACGTCCCCGGGATTTTCCGGAAATCTATCGGGCGTTGATTGCCGCCGGTGAAGAGTCCGGCGACCTGGCCCAGGTGATGGAGCGATTGGCGGACTACATCGAGGAGCGCAATAACCTGCGGGGCAAGATTCTCACGGCGTTCATCTACCCCGGGGTAGTGGGGCTGGTGTCGGTCGCCATCGTGATTTTCCTGCTCAGCTACGTGGTGCCCCAGGTGGTCAGTGCATTTTCCCAGGCCCGCCAGGACCTGCCGGCGCTGACCGTGGCGATGCTCACCGCCAGCGATTTCATTCGGGCCTGGGGCTGGTTGTGTTTTGGCGTGCTGGCCGGCGGGTTCTGGAGTTGGCGCATGTACTTGCGCAAACCGGCGGCGCGGTTGAACTGGCACGCGCGGGTGTTGCGCCTGCCGCTGATCGGGCGTTTTGTACTGGGCCTCAACACCGCGCGCTTTGCCTCGACCCTGGCGATTCTCGGCGGAGCCGGGGTGCCGTTGCTGCGAGCACTCGAAGCCGCCCGCCAGACCCTGTCCAACGACCGCCTGAGCCAGAGCGTCAGCGAGGCCACGGCCAAGGTCCGCGAAGGGGTCAACCTGGCGGCGGCGCTGCGGGTGGAAAAAGTCTTCCCACCGGTGCTGATCCACCTGATCGCCAGCGGTGAGAAAACCGGCTGCCTGCCACCGATGCTCGAACGCGCCGCGCAAACCCTGTCCCGCGACATCGAACGTCGCGCCATGGGCATGACTGCGTTGCTGGAACCGTTGATGATCGTGGTTATGGGCGGCGTGGTGCTGGTGATCGTCATGGCGGTGCTGTTGCCGATCATCGAGATCAACCAGTTGGTGCAATAG
- a CDS encoding substrate-binding domain-containing protein: protein MFKRNVLAVSLTLAGLCAAQAAMADVNGGGATLPQPLYQTSGVLTAGFAPYIGVGSGAGKSAFLTNDYTKFVPGDTSGKKVHWAGSDSKLSATELSTYVSAHGAAWGPLIQVPSVATSVAIPFNKTGTANVNLSVNQLCGVFSGRLTDWSQITGSGRTGAITVVYRAESSGTTELFTRFLNAKCAETGTFAITTNFASSYSGGLPAGAVSATGSQAVMTAVNAAQGRISYMSPDYAATTLAGLDDATKVARVAGVSPAPANVSAAIAAVAVPAVANRSNPNAWVPVFAATTNPSDPSVVAYPSTGYPILGFTNVIFSQCYADATQTTQVRNFFSRHYGSLTNNDSAITANRFVPLPSAWKTAIRDSFVTASSGLSIGNTSVCNAIGRPL, encoded by the coding sequence ATGTTTAAGCGCAACGTTCTCGCGGTATCCCTGACCCTCGCCGGCCTCTGCGCCGCTCAGGCCGCCATGGCTGATGTCAATGGCGGTGGTGCTACCTTGCCTCAGCCGCTGTACCAGACTTCCGGCGTCCTGACTGCCGGTTTCGCCCCTTACATCGGCGTGGGCAGTGGTGCCGGCAAGTCGGCTTTCCTGACCAACGACTACACCAAGTTCGTGCCAGGCGACACCAGCGGCAAGAAAGTGCACTGGGCTGGTAGTGACTCCAAGCTGAGCGCCACCGAACTGAGCACCTACGTCAGCGCCCACGGTGCCGCCTGGGGTCCATTGATCCAGGTGCCTTCGGTCGCCACCTCGGTTGCCATTCCGTTCAACAAGACCGGCACTGCCAACGTCAACCTGAGCGTCAATCAGCTGTGCGGTGTGTTCTCCGGCCGTTTGACCGACTGGAGCCAGATCACCGGTTCGGGCCGTACCGGCGCGATCACTGTGGTTTACCGTGCAGAAAGCAGTGGCACCACCGAGCTGTTCACCCGCTTCCTGAACGCCAAGTGCGCTGAAACCGGCACCTTTGCCATCACCACCAACTTCGCTTCCAGCTACAGCGGCGGCCTGCCAGCCGGCGCCGTTTCCGCCACTGGCAGCCAGGCTGTGATGACTGCAGTGAACGCCGCCCAAGGCCGTATCAGCTACATGAGCCCGGACTACGCGGCTACCACCCTGGCCGGTCTGGACGACGCCACCAAGGTCGCCCGCGTTGCCGGTGTTTCCCCAGCCCCAGCCAACGTATCGGCCGCCATCGCCGCTGTCGCGGTACCTGCCGTCGCCAACCGCTCCAACCCGAACGCCTGGGTACCGGTGTTCGCCGCTACCACCAACCCAAGCGACCCTAGCGTCGTAGCCTACCCATCCACCGGCTACCCGATCCTGGGCTTCACCAACGTGATCTTCAGCCAGTGCTACGCCGATGCGACCCAGACCACTCAGGTTCGCAACTTCTTCAGCCGCCACTACGGTTCGTTGACCAACAACGACTCGGCCATCACCGCCAACCGTTTCGTGCCGCTGCCTTCGGCCTGGAAAACCGCTATTCGTGACTCTTTCGTCACCGCCTCCAGCGGCCTGAGCATCGGCAACACCAGCGTCTGCAACGCCATCGGTCGTCCGTTGTAA